The Salegentibacter mishustinae genomic interval TTGGGCATGGGAAAGACAGGATGCTCTTATACTTTATGGTTGGTACATAGGGCTTGTTTACATCACTCCAATATTTGGGGGATTGATAGCAGATAAGTTTCTTGGTTATCGACGCGCTGTAGTCGTAGGGGCCTTAATAATGACCTTAGGTCATGCTTCAATGGCTCTTGAAGGTTTTACAAATGTTTTTTTCTATTTAGGATTACTTCTTTTGATATTAGGCAATGGTTTATTTAAGCCAAATATTTCTTCAATTGTGGGGCAACTTTATAAAACTGACGATAAAGAGAAAGATGCCGGATACACAATTTTCTATATGGGTATCAATGCCGGAGCTTTTCTTGGTATTTTACTTTGCGGATATATTGGAGAAAAAGTGGGATGGCATTGGGGTTTTGGTCTCGCCGGGATTTTTATGTTTTTTGGAATGTTGCAATTCTACTTTGCACAGAAGATATTTGGTAAGATTGGTCTTACCCCTAAGAAAGCCGATGATTATGTAGATGATCATACTATAAAAGGAGAAGTTGAAGATAATACGGGAAAACCTATTTTAGAAGATAATCTTGAAAACTCGGTGAAACCTGAGCCTGCAGCCAAGGTCAAAAAAGATCGAATAATTGTAATCTCAGTTTTTGCATTTTTTACAATATTTTTTTGGTGGGCTTTTGAACAGGCCGGTGGGTCTATGACTATTTTTGCAGCAGATTATACTGATAGGGATCTATTAGGAGGTGAGGCAATTACTTTTAAAATAATTAATGCTTTTATTACAGTAATACCATTAATGGTAATTACCTGGGTTCTTCTTATGTTGTTCAAACAAACCTTTGGTAGATATGCTAAATCCAATATTTTTCTGGGAACCAGTTTTGTAATAATATGGGGTATTGTTATTTGGATGCTATATAATGAATTTCAGGTGGATACTGCTGAAGTGCCGGCTTCATGGTTTTCAGTTTTGAACTCCTTATTCATAATATTATTTGCTCCTGTATTCTCTAAAATTTGGGAAAGTAGATTTAATCCTTCTGGCCCTGTTAAGTTCGGAATAGGACTGATACTACTTGGAATCGGATTCGCATCTTTAGCCTACGGTGCCTTTGGAATTCCCCAGGGAGCTGAAACTGCCACTGTAAGTATGATATGGTTAATTTTAGCGTATTTCTTTCACACAATAGGTGAACTTTGTGTTTCACCGGTAGGTCTTAGTTATGTAAGCAAATTATCTCCTCCCAAACTGGTAGGACTTATGTTTGGAATTTGGTTTTTAGCA includes:
- a CDS encoding peptide MFS transporter, which codes for MEFKFGGSEYNQRTVLGHPSGLFVLFFTEMWERFSYYGMRALLVLFLTASIMENGWAWERQDALILYGWYIGLVYITPIFGGLIADKFLGYRRAVVVGALIMTLGHASMALEGFTNVFFYLGLLLLILGNGLFKPNISSIVGQLYKTDDKEKDAGYTIFYMGINAGAFLGILLCGYIGEKVGWHWGFGLAGIFMFFGMLQFYFAQKIFGKIGLTPKKADDYVDDHTIKGEVEDNTGKPILEDNLENSVKPEPAAKVKKDRIIVISVFAFFTIFFWWAFEQAGGSMTIFAADYTDRDLLGGEAITFKIINAFITVIPLMVITWVLLMLFKQTFGRYAKSNIFLGTSFVIIWGIVIWMLYNEFQVDTAEVPASWFSVLNSLFIILFAPVFSKIWESRFNPSGPVKFGIGLILLGIGFASLAYGAFGIPQGAETATVSMIWLILAYFFHTIGELCVSPVGLSYVSKLSPPKLVGLMFGIWFLANFIAGILGGYTGGYIDSISEQYGLSVFFLIFTLIPIFMGLLMVAINKFLIKKMHGIR